From the genome of Glycine max cultivar Williams 82 chromosome 2, Glycine_max_v4.0, whole genome shotgun sequence, one region includes:
- the LOC100777195 gene encoding subtilisin-like protease SBT3.10 — translation MVTSNTNNTILKISKLAILLVLFASVCNVAMSDSTAKPLDQHATTGSDPTAPAVHIVYTERPQNEEPEAYHIRTLTSVLGSEEAAKEALLYSYKSAASGFSAKLTPEQVEQISKLPGVLQVVPSRTYQLHGPNNLQ, via the exons ATGGTCACGTCCAACACCAACAACACCATCCTCAAAATCTCCAAACTCGCGATCCTCCTCGTTTTGTTCGCTTCAGTCTGCAACGTCGCTATGTCGGACTCCACCGCCAAACCCCTCGACCAGCACGCCACCACGGGCTCTGACCCTACTGCGCCAGCGGTTCACATCGTGTACACCGAGAGACCACAGAACGAGGAGCCTGAGGCCTACCACATCAGAACCCTCACTTCAGTCCTTGGCAG TGAGGAGGCTGCAAAGGAAGCTTTGTTGTATAGTTACAAGTCTGCAGCCAGTGGGTTCTCAGCTAAGCTTACTCCGGAGCAGGTTGAACAGATTTCAA AGCTACCAGGTGTTCTTCAAGTTGTTCCTAGCAGGACATATCAGCTCCATGGACCAAATAACCTGCAGTAG